A window of the Bdellovibrio sp. ZAP7 genome harbors these coding sequences:
- a CDS encoding IucA/IucC family siderophore biosynthesis protein gives MNLHELSLRHSASCFFNSLFREWFDYSIIEAPAAISVKTGCKQALVVNLKDGAAMYLPLTRSSLMGRHQYHSLFFIQKDSVLIEADFLTVASELAKHLTTIFPNSLGNDAVFLERLKNSMENIELALGHRQEDLQSIYSEPMNFQQAEQGLMIGHNFHPYPKMREGFDEADYRQYSPEMAGSFALNWFLAKPEVVANEKADKFHVEQWTLDAFLNDFENSEQASAKLKAGFIPFPVHPWQKQHLVKNPVVQSYLQKGDLIDLGQADKKWYPTTSLRSIYGAHSPYMMKFSLTLRLTNSIRHLTPVEVVRGLQVYDVFMTSKAQEFSRKHPQFHIVFEPAFMALKDAAGEILTESIVVCRENPFTENNNEEAVVLSTLAQDNPLGGENLIQKAIRKETEKTHRSLREISQQWFARYLEVAVKPLVHAQANYGILLGAHQQNLILSLKANFPEKAYFRDCQGTGYSHFGFSLYGKDVSSLKMENGNILDDKGNILFAYYLMINSTFNVIAAIAADGWVSEDELVMDLRNFLLAIRASNPQDLSCLNYLLDQAEIWHKGNFTCSLQNLNENTTANPLAIYNLIKNPIAAAITAEA, from the coding sequence ATGAATTTGCACGAACTTTCTCTTCGTCATTCAGCTTCTTGTTTCTTTAACTCTCTTTTCCGCGAGTGGTTTGATTATTCCATTATAGAGGCGCCGGCAGCCATTTCTGTTAAGACAGGTTGTAAGCAAGCCTTGGTGGTGAATCTGAAGGATGGCGCGGCCATGTACTTGCCACTTACGCGCAGTTCTTTGATGGGGCGTCATCAATATCATTCTTTATTCTTCATTCAAAAAGACAGCGTTCTGATAGAGGCTGACTTTTTGACGGTCGCTTCAGAGTTGGCGAAACATTTAACGACCATTTTTCCGAACAGCTTGGGCAATGATGCGGTCTTTCTGGAACGCTTAAAAAACAGCATGGAAAACATTGAACTGGCATTGGGGCACCGTCAAGAGGACTTGCAAAGCATTTACTCTGAGCCGATGAACTTCCAACAGGCGGAGCAAGGTTTGATGATCGGGCATAACTTTCATCCGTATCCGAAAATGCGTGAAGGCTTCGATGAGGCCGACTATCGCCAGTACTCTCCAGAAATGGCAGGAAGTTTCGCTTTGAACTGGTTCCTGGCAAAACCGGAAGTGGTCGCCAATGAAAAAGCCGACAAGTTCCACGTTGAACAATGGACTTTGGATGCTTTCTTAAATGACTTTGAAAATTCAGAACAGGCATCCGCTAAGTTAAAAGCAGGTTTTATTCCGTTCCCAGTGCATCCATGGCAAAAACAGCACCTGGTGAAAAATCCGGTGGTACAAAGCTATTTGCAAAAGGGTGATCTGATTGATTTAGGTCAAGCCGACAAAAAGTGGTATCCGACGACTTCATTGCGTTCGATTTATGGGGCGCATTCTCCGTATATGATGAAGTTTTCTTTAACCCTGCGGTTGACGAATTCCATTCGTCACCTGACTCCGGTCGAAGTGGTTCGCGGTCTGCAGGTTTATGATGTTTTTATGACTTCGAAAGCTCAGGAGTTTTCTCGCAAACATCCGCAATTCCACATCGTCTTTGAACCTGCATTTATGGCACTAAAAGATGCGGCTGGCGAAATTTTGACGGAATCTATTGTGGTCTGCCGTGAAAATCCATTTACGGAAAATAACAATGAGGAAGCGGTCGTGCTTTCGACTTTGGCTCAGGATAACCCTTTGGGTGGTGAAAACCTGATTCAAAAAGCCATTCGTAAGGAAACTGAAAAAACTCATCGTTCATTGCGTGAGATTTCTCAGCAATGGTTTGCGCGTTATCTTGAAGTGGCAGTTAAGCCCTTAGTGCATGCTCAAGCCAATTACGGAATTCTTTTGGGTGCTCATCAGCAAAATCTGATTTTAAGCCTGAAAGCTAATTTTCCAGAAAAAGCTTACTTCCGTGATTGCCAAGGGACGGGTTACAGCCACTTTGGCTTCTCATTGTACGGCAAAGATGTTTCCAGCCTAAAAATGGAAAACGGAAATATTCTGGATGATAAGGGCAATATCCTGTTTGCGTATTACCTTATGATCAATTCAACCTTTAACGTTATTGCCGCGATCGCTGCAGACGGTTGGGTGAGTGAAGATGAGTTGGTAATGGATTTGCGTAACTTTTTGTTGGCTATTCGTGCATCGAATCCGCAGGACTTGTCTTGTTTGAACTATCTTTTGGATCAGGCAGAAATCTGGCACAAAGGCAACTTTACTTGCAGTCTGCAAAATTTAAACGAAAACACGACGGCCAATCCACTGGCTATTTACAATCTGATTAAAAATCCCATTGCTGCGGCAATAACAGCAGAGGCTTAG
- a CDS encoding MFS transporter: MSLAILANLNTITFSALQILLFTLLPYLAETMHVSLSSVVATFSAGSFLFLWSSPYWAAKSDKVGRQPILLAGLAGLGISTLMLWALTQWGEKIGPVAVLVVLIISRVIYGLLASAVVPVAQALQVDLSESKSAMKAMISNSMSLNIGRSLGPIYVLVSGGQNMDQVLVGFLFWIMALLALNVWALRLPAPHMKSAVAKESGVSAWGLAFNRMRWVFLLAVLFTSFIGILNSSLAVILKHSFSLSSQDSGILMAKLLLVSAIIAVATQFLGRMFFKNPWQGALVLGALTLLAGSILLQVMNLESQLWTAIVFLSVGIALVPPCYLTLMTAVDPEHVGLGRKAGIVSAANTIGYAVGGALAAFTLKIKIFSLETLLVSLVVLMMVSIVILYRQRTVVAGEA; encoded by the coding sequence GTGAGTTTGGCGATCCTGGCGAACCTTAATACCATCACGTTCAGTGCGCTGCAGATTCTGCTGTTCACGCTTTTGCCATATTTGGCAGAAACGATGCACGTCAGTCTGTCCTCGGTCGTGGCGACATTCAGTGCCGGGTCGTTCTTGTTTTTGTGGTCTTCTCCTTATTGGGCTGCGAAAAGTGATAAGGTCGGTCGTCAACCGATCTTGCTGGCGGGCCTCGCGGGGCTGGGTATTTCCACTCTGATGTTGTGGGCACTGACTCAATGGGGTGAAAAAATCGGTCCCGTTGCGGTGCTGGTGGTATTGATTATCAGCCGCGTGATTTATGGTTTGTTAGCTTCTGCTGTGGTGCCGGTTGCGCAAGCTTTGCAAGTGGATTTGTCTGAATCCAAATCTGCGATGAAGGCGATGATCTCAAACTCCATGAGCTTGAACATTGGTCGCTCCTTAGGGCCGATTTATGTTTTGGTCAGCGGTGGCCAAAACATGGATCAGGTTTTGGTAGGATTCTTGTTCTGGATTATGGCATTGCTGGCGTTGAATGTGTGGGCTCTTCGTTTGCCAGCGCCGCACATGAAATCTGCTGTCGCGAAAGAATCCGGAGTCTCTGCGTGGGGCTTGGCATTTAATCGCATGCGCTGGGTTTTCTTGTTAGCCGTCTTGTTCACAAGCTTTATCGGTATTTTGAATTCATCGTTGGCAGTGATACTGAAACACAGTTTTTCTTTATCCAGTCAGGACTCTGGTATCTTGATGGCCAAATTATTGTTGGTGAGTGCTATTATTGCCGTCGCCACTCAATTCTTAGGACGTATGTTCTTTAAAAATCCTTGGCAGGGCGCTTTGGTTCTGGGGGCGTTGACGCTCCTTGCGGGTTCCATTCTATTGCAAGTGATGAACCTGGAATCGCAACTTTGGACAGCGATTGTGTTTTTATCGGTCGGGATTGCTTTGGTTCCACCATGTTACTTAACGTTGATGACGGCGGTGGATCCTGAGCACGTGGGTTTGGGGCGTAAAGCTGGCATCGTCAGTGCTGCGAACACGATCGGTTATGCCGTGGGTGGAGCCTTAGCAGCCTTTACTTTGAAAATTAAAATATTCTCCTTAGAAACACTGTTGGTGTCATTGGTTGTTCTGATGATGGTCAGCATTGTCATTCTTTATCGCCAGCGCACCGTCGTAGCTGGGGAGGCATAA
- a CDS encoding PepSY domain-containing protein, producing MTLKTKAFRFFYKAHIYLGLFVAVHFIFLSISGSILLFKEEVEGSVHETVAVPAEQTSMSYSTLLSDVLKKFPGERPLAVFKDDEHENIVNVRLGMNDSKMFRGARKLMFDSRTGAELNAEAGKSSFMDWMLKLHREFFLGSYGKMYVGFIGLLYFFVMLSGFFIYGNFAKKVAFGEVRIKSPRHWFSDMHRYIGIGVFAWGLIIGATGFFLGISSTLIKVYQYQELKEINQQYKDIHGDNDHAHNASVLDQVIKTSGQALPNAKVDYIAMPDTQFSPPNHFLVVMVGNTPQTERMTQLVVVDAATGTQGEVRELPWYMKITLASEPLHFGNYGGLFLKIVWLGFSIFSLLLPIFGLVIWYKRKKATQVKGVSMETRKLSDSLLFKNRFAIPLVLFVVTAVMIIGAFILGGTFAMASGYILLIPLILTGAVVLRGKRGKS from the coding sequence ATGACATTAAAAACAAAAGCCTTCCGATTCTTTTACAAAGCCCATATTTATCTCGGTCTCTTCGTGGCCGTGCATTTCATTTTTCTTAGCATCAGTGGTTCGATTTTACTTTTCAAAGAAGAAGTTGAAGGTTCCGTTCATGAGACGGTAGCTGTGCCTGCGGAACAGACTTCAATGTCGTATTCGACTTTGTTGTCGGATGTTCTTAAGAAATTTCCCGGCGAAAGACCTCTTGCTGTTTTCAAAGACGACGAACACGAAAACATCGTAAATGTGCGCCTGGGGATGAACGATTCCAAAATGTTCCGTGGGGCCCGCAAGCTCATGTTTGATTCGCGCACCGGTGCAGAGTTGAACGCGGAAGCCGGCAAAAGTTCTTTCATGGACTGGATGCTAAAACTGCACCGTGAGTTCTTCTTGGGTTCTTACGGGAAAATGTATGTGGGTTTTATTGGTTTGCTGTATTTCTTTGTGATGCTTTCGGGATTTTTCATTTATGGAAACTTCGCCAAGAAAGTCGCTTTCGGTGAAGTTCGCATCAAATCGCCTCGTCATTGGTTTTCAGACATGCATCGTTACATCGGTATCGGTGTCTTTGCTTGGGGTTTGATTATTGGTGCGACGGGCTTCTTTTTGGGAATCAGTTCGACGTTGATTAAAGTTTACCAATATCAGGAACTGAAAGAAATCAATCAGCAGTACAAAGATATTCACGGTGACAATGATCATGCCCACAATGCTTCTGTTTTGGATCAAGTGATTAAAACATCTGGACAAGCTTTGCCGAACGCAAAAGTTGATTACATCGCCATGCCGGATACTCAGTTCTCTCCGCCGAATCATTTCTTGGTGGTGATGGTGGGGAACACGCCACAAACGGAGCGCATGACTCAGTTGGTGGTGGTGGATGCCGCAACGGGAACTCAAGGTGAAGTGCGTGAGCTCCCTTGGTATATGAAGATCACTTTGGCATCGGAGCCTTTGCACTTTGGAAATTACGGCGGGCTATTTTTGAAAATCGTCTGGTTGGGCTTTTCGATCTTCTCGTTGTTGCTGCCGATCTTTGGTTTGGTGATTTGGTACAAACGTAAAAAAGCCACTCAGGTCAAAGGGGTTTCCATGGAAACTCGCAAGCTGTCGGATAGTCTTTTGTTTAAAAACCGTTTTGCAATTCCTTTGGTTTTATTTGTCGTGACCGCGGTCATGATTATTGGAGCCTTTATTTTGGGTGGCACATTTGCCATGGCGTCAGGTTACATTCTTTTGATTCCATTGATTTTGACGGGAGCTGTTGTCTTGCGTGGAAAAAGGGGCAAATCGTGA
- a CDS encoding murein L,D-transpeptidase catalytic domain family protein, giving the protein MKVQFALIICALVSLMTTTAIAAPSSAVMAKIISQGVPTDALDRMVRFLDENHGRSFQQSTYDCAKWPDSIRPCDDSERRPTTSVVTLEYPELVSIIDFTQASTSRRFFLINLRTGDVIRYYVAHGKGSGSSNYATKFSNIKDSKQTSLGFYLAGGVYSGSYGKTLRMYGLQPSNDQAYNRDIVLHGAWYVGEDFINSKNPKTGQPFGRLGVSWGCPALSLAMASKVIPQLQQGSVILHYHKDLMEAAMTGNEVSVNEPTKKK; this is encoded by the coding sequence GTGAAAGTACAATTCGCTCTAATTATATGTGCCTTAGTTTCTCTGATGACGACGACTGCGATCGCAGCTCCTTCTTCAGCTGTGATGGCTAAAATTATATCTCAAGGCGTTCCCACAGATGCATTGGATCGCATGGTTCGTTTCTTGGACGAAAACCATGGTCGCTCTTTCCAACAGAGCACTTATGATTGCGCAAAATGGCCTGACAGCATCAGACCTTGTGACGATTCTGAACGTCGCCCGACAACATCCGTGGTAACTTTGGAATATCCGGAACTTGTATCTATCATCGACTTCACTCAGGCCTCCACGTCTCGTCGTTTCTTTTTAATCAACTTAAGAACCGGCGATGTGATTCGTTATTACGTGGCTCACGGCAAGGGTTCTGGCAGCAGCAATTACGCGACTAAGTTTTCAAACATCAAAGATTCCAAACAAACCTCACTGGGCTTTTATCTGGCGGGCGGAGTTTACTCCGGCTCCTATGGCAAAACTTTGCGCATGTACGGCCTTCAACCCTCCAACGATCAAGCTTATAACCGCGACATCGTTTTGCACGGCGCTTGGTATGTGGGTGAAGACTTCATCAACTCTAAAAATCCTAAAACAGGCCAACCCTTCGGTCGTTTGGGAGTAAGCTGGGGATGCCCTGCTCTTTCATTGGCAATGGCTTCTAAAGTAATTCCACAACTGCAACAAGGCAGCGTGATCCTGCACTACCATAAAGATCTGATGGAAGCCGCAATGACCGGCAACGAAGTTTCAGTAAACGAACCAACTAAAAAGAAATAA
- the lpxC gene encoding UDP-3-O-acyl-N-acetylglucosamine deacetylase codes for MFLQKTIRKKTMVNGIGIHSGDACTLTFRPAPPDTGVYFIRKDLPGSPSLKVTAKNVQATSHQTTIGGEAFSVATIEHCLSALSALRIDNLFIELDGPEIPICDGSAGEFLKALLDVGIVEQDQPRKYCYITEPIYFSEGEKHAYVVPYHGLRVTVTIDFPHPKIGKQTIDLDINEQSFGRDIASARTFGFLKDVEALQARGLAKGGSLDNCIVLDGEAVINPDGLRWADEFVRHKALDALGDLVTLEMPMMGHVVLYKAGHDVMNKLVKKIWDSPTSYRHVELGADISEEVQRFSGWTLDAR; via the coding sequence ATGTTCTTACAAAAAACGATTCGTAAAAAAACAATGGTAAACGGTATTGGTATCCACTCTGGGGATGCGTGCACGCTGACGTTCCGTCCAGCTCCACCAGATACTGGCGTTTATTTTATTCGTAAGGACTTGCCGGGTTCGCCTTCACTTAAAGTCACTGCTAAAAATGTTCAGGCAACCAGTCATCAAACCACAATCGGTGGCGAGGCGTTTTCGGTAGCAACAATCGAACACTGTTTGTCGGCTTTGTCGGCTCTTCGTATTGATAATCTTTTTATTGAATTAGACGGACCGGAAATCCCCATCTGCGATGGCAGTGCGGGAGAGTTTCTAAAAGCTTTGCTGGACGTCGGCATCGTCGAGCAAGATCAGCCTCGTAAGTATTGCTACATCACAGAGCCGATCTATTTCAGCGAAGGTGAAAAGCACGCCTACGTGGTGCCATACCACGGCCTGCGTGTGACAGTGACGATTGATTTCCCTCATCCTAAAATTGGTAAACAAACGATCGACCTGGATATCAATGAGCAATCTTTTGGTCGTGATATCGCGAGCGCCCGTACTTTTGGTTTCTTAAAAGACGTTGAAGCCTTGCAGGCCCGCGGCCTGGCAAAAGGTGGCAGCTTGGATAACTGTATCGTCCTTGACGGCGAGGCAGTGATCAATCCCGATGGTTTGCGCTGGGCTGACGAATTCGTTCGTCACAAAGCCTTGGACGCCTTGGGAGACCTAGTGACTTTGGAAATGCCGATGATGGGTCATGTGGTACTTTACAAAGCAGGCCACGACGTTATGAACAAGCTGGTTAAAAAGATCTGGGATTCCCCAACATCATACCGCCACGTAGAACTGGGCGCCGACATCTCAGAAGAGGTTCAAAGATTCTCCGGTTGGACACTCGACGCTAGATAA
- a CDS encoding asparaginase, giving the protein MLTRQPLVVEVLRGHVVESVHQVMVAVVSEAGHLLHGWGNTNYATYPRSAIKMLQALPLIESGAADKFELKDEWLALACASHRGEPKHLEALSAWAHKIGVAESALACGPHLPYNEAAAHEFIRHNKKPTAFCNNCAGKHLALISTCLHLGEDYHGYEKHDHAAQKRLRNILTETMKVDHGKIPEGIDGCGIQTYAVPLQAIAIGMSTFINQHTNERRKQAAQRLTRVVTSNPFYIAGSDDFATSVIQKTQGRAIIKGGAEGVFAGFLPDKKVAFALKVADGAGRAAQFAASQVLLHLGGMNLDEGKALSKFTQPHITNWKGDMVGTLRIAKPQ; this is encoded by the coding sequence ATGCTTACAAGACAGCCTCTCGTCGTCGAAGTCCTCAGAGGACATGTGGTCGAGAGTGTTCATCAAGTCATGGTGGCTGTGGTGAGCGAAGCTGGTCATCTTTTGCATGGGTGGGGTAATACCAATTACGCCACCTATCCGCGCAGTGCGATCAAGATGCTTCAAGCATTGCCTTTGATTGAATCCGGTGCTGCAGATAAATTTGAATTAAAAGATGAATGGTTGGCGCTAGCTTGTGCTTCCCATCGAGGCGAGCCTAAGCATTTGGAAGCCTTGTCCGCGTGGGCTCACAAAATCGGTGTTGCAGAAAGTGCGCTGGCCTGTGGTCCGCATCTGCCATACAACGAGGCCGCTGCTCACGAATTCATCCGTCATAATAAAAAGCCCACGGCGTTTTGTAATAACTGTGCTGGAAAACATCTCGCACTGATTTCAACCTGTCTGCATTTGGGTGAAGATTATCACGGCTATGAAAAACACGATCACGCCGCTCAAAAAAGATTGCGTAATATTTTGACGGAAACGATGAAAGTGGACCATGGAAAAATTCCTGAAGGCATTGATGGCTGCGGAATTCAGACCTATGCTGTGCCATTGCAGGCGATTGCTATCGGTATGTCGACATTCATCAATCAGCATACAAACGAGCGCCGAAAACAAGCGGCCCAACGTCTGACTCGCGTGGTGACTAGCAATCCTTTTTACATCGCTGGTAGTGACGATTTCGCCACAAGTGTGATTCAAAAGACACAGGGTCGTGCCATAATTAAAGGTGGAGCTGAGGGCGTTTTTGCAGGCTTTCTGCCTGATAAAAAAGTAGCCTTCGCCCTGAAAGTCGCTGATGGCGCGGGTCGCGCGGCTCAGTTTGCGGCCTCACAGGTTTTATTGCATTTGGGTGGAATGAATCTGGATGAAGGCAAGGCTCTCTCAAAATTCACTCAGCCTCACATCACCAATTGGAAGGGTGATATGGTCGGCACCTTACGCATTGCTAAGCCCCAGTAG
- the ruvB gene encoding Holliday junction branch migration DNA helicase RuvB gives MSRIIEGSILEDEITESASGGGGEKAWENELRPQDFAEFSGQDIVKDKIKVFVAAAKFRGEPLDHVLLSGPPGLGKTTLAQIIANDMGSDIKMTSAPAIDKKGDLAAILTSLKPNSVLFIDEIHRLSRHVEEYLYTAMEDYYIDIVTGDGLGARSMKFQLAPFTLVGATTRAGLLNPPFRDRFGIVERLQFYDKEALQKILIRSARKLNVDIDNDGAAEVARRARGTPRIANRLLKRVRDYAQVKGNGVVTQEIAIYALDQLGVDKHGLDLMDRRILSLIQEKYSGGPVGIDTIAAALSEERDTLEEVYEPFLIQEGFIQKTQRGRVITESAKKSVLEIIQAEN, from the coding sequence ATGAGTCGCATTATCGAAGGCAGTATTTTAGAGGATGAAATCACTGAAAGCGCCAGCGGTGGTGGCGGTGAGAAGGCTTGGGAAAACGAATTGCGTCCCCAGGATTTCGCTGAGTTTTCCGGACAAGACATCGTAAAAGATAAAATCAAAGTTTTCGTGGCGGCTGCAAAGTTCCGTGGTGAACCTTTGGATCACGTTTTGCTTTCAGGTCCTCCAGGTTTGGGCAAAACAACACTTGCGCAAATCATTGCGAACGACATGGGTTCTGATATCAAAATGACATCAGCTCCTGCGATCGACAAAAAAGGTGATTTGGCGGCGATCCTGACTTCTCTTAAGCCAAACTCTGTCCTTTTTATCGACGAGATTCATCGCTTAAGCCGTCATGTGGAAGAGTATCTTTACACGGCGATGGAAGACTATTACATCGACATCGTTACGGGTGATGGTTTGGGTGCTCGCTCAATGAAATTTCAGTTGGCTCCTTTCACATTGGTGGGAGCGACAACTCGAGCGGGACTATTAAATCCTCCATTTCGTGATCGTTTTGGGATTGTAGAAAGACTTCAGTTTTATGACAAAGAAGCCCTTCAAAAAATCTTGATCAGATCGGCTCGTAAGCTGAATGTGGACATTGACAATGATGGAGCCGCAGAAGTGGCTCGTCGTGCGCGCGGAACGCCTCGTATTGCGAATCGTCTGTTAAAGCGAGTTCGTGATTATGCACAAGTAAAAGGCAATGGCGTCGTCACTCAAGAAATTGCGATATATGCTCTGGATCAGCTAGGGGTTGATAAGCACGGCTTGGATCTTATGGACCGTCGTATTTTGAGCCTGATCCAAGAAAAATATTCCGGCGGGCCCGTAGGTATTGATACAATAGCTGCTGCGCTCAGTGAAGAGCGTGACACTCTTGAGGAAGTGTATGAGCCATTCCTAATCCAGGAAGGATTCATTCAAAAAACTCAACGCGGTCGCGTGATCACTGAATCTGCAAAAAAATCAGTTTTAGAAATCATCCAAGCGGAGAATTAA
- the ruvA gene encoding Holliday junction branch migration protein RuvA has translation MIGYLRGKIIEVLNDSALIDVQGVGYEVLASASTLGDFTTLLGKDIIVWIHTHVREDALTLFGFHDKEEKNLFLSLLKVNGVGPKMALSILSGGRPAQIQEMIEAGNAKALSGLPKVGKKTAEQIILTLKGKLVSIDEGSKAKSESLTQITSALLNLGYKSQLVDQFVSTLPMTITVEEGVKKGFQTLSGNLS, from the coding sequence ATGATCGGTTATTTGCGCGGTAAAATTATTGAAGTATTGAATGATTCAGCTCTGATTGACGTTCAAGGTGTGGGTTACGAAGTGTTGGCATCTGCCAGTACGTTGGGTGACTTTACAACACTGCTTGGTAAAGACATCATCGTCTGGATTCACACGCACGTGCGCGAAGACGCTCTGACTCTTTTCGGCTTTCACGATAAAGAAGAAAAAAATCTGTTTTTGTCTTTGCTAAAAGTAAACGGTGTCGGTCCAAAAATGGCGTTGAGCATTTTGTCTGGCGGTCGTCCCGCACAGATTCAGGAAATGATTGAAGCTGGAAATGCCAAAGCTCTTTCAGGTTTGCCTAAAGTCGGTAAAAAAACGGCAGAGCAAATCATTTTGACCTTAAAAGGCAAATTGGTATCCATCGATGAAGGCAGCAAAGCCAAGTCTGAATCTTTGACGCAAATCACTTCGGCTCTTTTAAACTTGGGTTACAAATCTCAATTGGTGGATCAATTCGTTTCTACTCTTCCGATGACTATCACGGTTGAAGAGGGTGTGAAAAAAGGCTTCCAAACATTGTCAGGAAACTTGTCATGA
- the ruvC gene encoding crossover junction endodeoxyribonuclease RuvC, protein MSLTILGVDPGSRITGFGVVRISNGKIEHINHGVILLDAVQEFPVRMAELGSAFREVMEKYRPQQVVIEKIFLGKNADSAFKLGHARGVIMYEAGLGKAAVSEYATRSVKKGITGTGAATKEDVQAVLKAMLNIKVINRIDASDALAMACYHAFEMKKNAVIQRAVSI, encoded by the coding sequence ATGAGTTTGACGATTCTTGGGGTCGACCCCGGTTCCCGCATTACAGGCTTCGGTGTGGTTCGCATCAGCAATGGCAAGATTGAGCACATCAATCATGGCGTGATTTTGCTTGATGCTGTTCAGGAGTTTCCTGTGCGTATGGCAGAGCTTGGTTCTGCTTTTCGTGAAGTGATGGAAAAGTATCGTCCTCAACAAGTCGTGATCGAAAAAATCTTTCTGGGTAAAAACGCAGACAGTGCTTTTAAATTAGGTCACGCACGGGGAGTGATCATGTACGAAGCCGGCCTGGGAAAAGCCGCGGTTTCTGAGTACGCCACTCGCTCGGTTAAAAAAGGTATCACGGGCACCGGTGCTGCAACGAAAGAAGATGTGCAGGCTGTTTTAAAGGCGATGCTAAATATTAAAGTTATCAATCGCATCGACGCCTCGGATGCTCTGGCTATGGCTTGTTACCATGCCTTTGAAATGAAAAAGAACGCAGTTATACAAAGAGCGGTGAGTATATGA
- a CDS encoding tetratricopeptide repeat protein, with amino-acid sequence MPKIEASAIEKYQNILAKDPTSQVFAPLAEAYREMGLMKEALQVVTAGVQRHPQFVGGLVTYAKILRDAGQISRAIEALKKATGLASENILAHQLLAELQLTNKNPKEALKAFKMVLFLNPNSQSAQKAVQKLESLTADEYDEEVFSMEKLPAVNLDAPVIEATYPGTKTGAATEVFKPQPVPRNKAFERMLSLIDAFIVRNDLEKAHALLKDTRVEFGDHPEIQRRMKTLQVRYNEPDEPVPLKPLLPRDEMVRQRKIETLQMMLRKIEDYRSLI; translated from the coding sequence ATGCCGAAGATTGAAGCAAGCGCGATCGAAAAATATCAGAACATCCTCGCAAAGGATCCGACCTCTCAGGTCTTCGCCCCTCTGGCGGAAGCTTATAGAGAAATGGGACTGATGAAAGAAGCGCTGCAAGTTGTGACTGCGGGCGTTCAACGCCATCCGCAATTTGTCGGAGGATTGGTCACATACGCTAAAATTTTGCGCGATGCAGGCCAAATCAGCCGCGCGATTGAAGCCTTGAAAAAGGCCACAGGCTTGGCTTCCGAGAACATTTTGGCGCATCAACTTTTGGCCGAACTACAATTGACGAACAAAAATCCCAAAGAAGCTTTGAAGGCTTTTAAGATGGTTTTGTTCTTAAATCCTAACTCTCAATCCGCACAAAAAGCCGTGCAAAAACTGGAATCTCTGACGGCGGATGAGTACGACGAAGAAGTATTTTCGATGGAAAAACTTCCGGCGGTTAACTTGGATGCTCCAGTGATTGAAGCCACTTATCCGGGCACCAAAACCGGTGCGGCCACGGAAGTTTTCAAACCTCAACCGGTGCCTAGAAATAAGGCTTTTGAGCGCATGTTATCGCTAATTGACGCGTTCATTGTGCGCAACGATCTTGAAAAAGCTCACGCACTTTTAAAGGACACACGTGTTGAATTTGGCGATCATCCGGAGATTCAACGTCGAATGAAGACGCTGCAAGTTCGTTATAATGAACCTGACGAGCCAGTTCCCCTCAAACCACTTCTTCCGCGCGACGAAATGGTTCGCCAAAGAAAGATCGAAACCCTTCAGATGATGCTTCGCAAAATCGAAGACTACCGCTCCCTTATTTGA
- the efp gene encoding elongation factor P, whose product MYETSDFRKNLKVMVEGKPYVIVDFQHVKPGKGNQFTRTKLRNMLTGQNLEVTFKSGEKFEVPNVENKEMNFLYKDDTGYNFMSNETYEQIAMSDEDLGDSKYYLTEGLKVVVLFYNEKAVAVDVPKAVNLTVAKTDPGIKGDRVTGATKPAIMETGLSVGVPLHINEGDVLRIDTSTGDYVERVSQK is encoded by the coding sequence ATGTACGAAACATCAGATTTCCGTAAGAACTTGAAAGTAATGGTTGAAGGCAAACCTTACGTAATCGTGGATTTCCAACACGTGAAACCAGGCAAAGGCAATCAATTCACTCGCACTAAATTGAGAAACATGCTGACAGGCCAAAACCTTGAAGTCACTTTCAAATCTGGCGAGAAATTCGAAGTACCTAACGTTGAAAACAAAGAAATGAACTTCTTGTATAAAGACGACACGGGTTACAATTTCATGTCGAATGAGACTTACGAGCAAATCGCTATGTCTGACGAAGACCTTGGCGACTCTAAGTACTATCTAACTGAAGGCCTTAAAGTTGTGGTTCTTTTCTACAATGAAAAAGCTGTTGCTGTAGACGTTCCAAAAGCTGTGAATTTGACAGTTGCTAAAACTGACCCAGGTATCAAAGGTGACCGTGTCACTGGTGCCACTAAGCCAGCTATCATGGAAACTGGTTTGTCTGTTGGCGTTCCTTTGCACATCAATGAAGGCGATGTTTTGCGCATCGATACTTCTACTGGTGACTACGTAGAACGCGTCAGCCAAAAATAG